AAAAGGCGTGCAGCTTCTTGAGCGCGCCCGCCAGCTCCGTCCGCGCCTCGTGCGCATGATGGTCACCGCTTATGCCGATTATGACGTCACCGTAGAGGCCGTGAACCTCGGCAGCATCTTCCGTTACATCTCCAAACCCATCCAGGTGGACGATGTGCGCAATACCCTGCATCGCGCCATGGAGTTCTACATTCTCCAGCAGGAGCGCGACGATCTTCTGCGCGAAAAACTCTCCGTGCTGCAGAACCTGCTCATCACCGATCGCGTCATGGGCCTCGGTGTGGTCGCTGCCGGATTGAACCAGCATCTGAACCAGCCATTGCGTGCTGTGCATGCCTTCCTGGATCTCACTCCTGGCAGGCTCGGTCAGCAGAATTTTGTGCTCGACCGTTTGCGTGAGGCCACCTTCTGGCGTGATTTCCACGGTCACGTCGTCCAGCAATCCTCACGCATCGCTGAGCTTCTCGGCGAGCTGCAATCCGCCTCCGGTGCTGAGCACAAGATCGATGCTGCGGCTGTCATTCAGGCCGTGATCGAACAATTGCGCTCTGCGTTCACCGCGAAAGGCATCGAACTGAAGTTCGAACCCACCGGCCCGCTGCCGGCGCTTCAGGTCAACCGGCCTTCCTTTGAGAAAATGCTCCATCTGCTGCTCCAGACCGAGCTGGCGATGCTTCCCACCGGCGCTCACGTCACTCTCTCCGCCCAGACAGCGGCTGAAGCGGCGGACGCCGGCTCGCTGCATCTCACCCTCACCGACAACGGCCCAGGACTCTCCTCCGATGTGCTGCGCTCTGTGTTTGATCCGTTCTACACGCATGCCGATGCAGGCACCGAAGGGCCTGGACTCACGCTCATGGGCGCCTTCCTGCTTGCCTACCACCATGGGGGTCGCATCACCTCACCACGAACCGCCAAAGGCCTCATCCTCGACATCTTGCTGCCCGCCGTCGCCCCGGTCCCGCTGGCCCCTGCCGAAAGCAGCCGCGAATTCATCACCAACGTCCTCATGAACGACGTTCTCTGGGAACGCTTGCTGCCCAACGGTTGATCAAAAGATATCCTCCTTCCTTGGGTGCATAACGTGCTGTCATTCCAGCGTGTCTCTGACTGAAGGCATGTTGGTCTTGACTAGCTTTGCATTCTTCCCGTAAGTCGGCATTGCATGCCGGAAAATGCGGAGAAGCAGCACGATCCTGACGCCACTATCCCGATGGCGGCTCCGGTGCCGACGGCGAGTGCCAAGGAGTCGCCTGATCTGCCGCTGCCAGAGGAGCTGACCTTGCTGCTTCCGCATGGAAACTACTCCGTGGAAGGATTTCTCGGCCAAGGCGGCATGGGGGCGGTGTACAAAGGCACACAGGTGCGTTTGCAGCGTCAGGTGGCCATCAAGATCATGCGGCGTGACCAGGGCAAGGACCATGGCTTCGAGGAGCGCTTCCGCCGCGAGGCGCTGGCGCTGGCACAGCTCAACCATCCAAACATCGTCAATGTCATCGACTACGGCGAGGCGGGGCCGGATTACCTCTACATCGTGATGGAGTTCGTCGATGGCACCGATCTGGTGGGCGTGATCCGCAGTGGTGAGATGACGCAGGAGACGGCGCTCAAGCTGCTGCCGCAGATCTGTGACGCGCTGCAGTTCGCGCACGACAACGGCATCGTGCATCGTGACATCAAGCCCGCGAACATCCTGCTCACGCGGGATGGTCGCATCAAGATGGCGGATTTCGGGCTGGCGAAGCGTTTTGATGTGAACAGTACCTTCCAAACGCAGACCGGCGCCGGCATGGGCACGCCGGACTACGCCGCACCGGAGCAGTTTGATCCCAACGGCAACGTGGACCACCGCGCGGACATCTATGAGCTGGGCGTGATGATTTACCAGATGGTCACCGGCCAGCTTCCACGTGGCGCGTGGAAACCGCCGTCGGAAAAGGCGGATGTGGATACGCACTGGGACAAAATCGTCTCCCACGCCCTGCAAACCGATCCGAGTGACCGCTACGCGAGCGTCAGCGAGATCAAGACGGACATCAGCAGCATTACGGCAGCGCCGGGCGCGCAAGGCGGTGTGACAGGCCGTGCGACCAGCCGGAAAAGCGGATTCAGCGGCACGCTCGGAGGCTCCACCACCGTGCTGACACAGGCAGGCGGGCGCAGCGCCACCGTGGTGCAGGCTCCAGCGCCGCCGCGCTCGAAAAAGCCGCTCGTCTTTGGGCTGGCAGGCGCGTTGGTTTTGTCCGCAGCGGTGGGATTCCTGATGTGGAACAAGGATCGGCCTTCGGTGGAACCAACCGTTCATGTCGTGTCCAGAACATGGACGCCGCCCGCTCCCACAGTCACTATCGGCACTGAATGGACCGATCTCATCCCGCGCATCAAGCCGGAGCGCGATGCGATTCGCGGTGGCTGGACCGTGAATGAGAAAGGCCTCACCGCGCAGCGCGCCCAATGGGCCATGTGCAACATCCCGGTGCAAGATCCCGGTACGGACTACGACCTGCGCTACAAGGTCACTCGGGGTGAAGGCATGCACCTCGCCATGTTCTTTCTCTTCCGCAAAGGCGACACCGGTGGCTTCGCGCCGGTGGACTACGTTGATGCCAGCAAGCCGGAATTCAGCAATGGCATGCGCATCGCCGGTCTCGAGTCCGTCCAGAACACCATCACCTTCCGACCCGGCGGCGTCGGTGGCTGGCAGAAGGAATGGCTGCCGCGCGGCAAGACCTGCACCGTGCTTCTTCAAGTGCGGGAAAAGGAAGTGCGCCTGAGCGTGGATGACGTGGAAGCCTTCCGCTGGCAGGCCGACTGGTCGCAGATACGGCAGCGGCCTAACGCGGAGCATCCCATGTTTAAAGACACCTCCGGCAGCCCCTTCTTCGGCGTCGGCATCTTCGACTGCGAGGCCGTCTTCCACAGCATCGAGATGCGGCGCATCGGCGAGACTACGGTACCCATTGCCCCGATCGGTGAACCAGGAAGCATCCCGCACCTGCTCACCTCGCCGGACTACGAGTGGAGCGCACCGGTCAATCTGGGGCCGCTCGTCAACAGTCCGACCGTTGACCTTGGTCCGATAGTCTCGCCCGATGGACTGCATCTCGTGTTCAGTTCGAAACGGGAAGGTGACGGCGAGCTTTTTGAATCTCGTCGGTCCAGCGCGGACGCCCCCTGGGGGAAGCCGACGCTCGTGTTTCCGTCCATCGAAGATGGCCATCAAGACCAGCCTTGGATGAGCGTGGATGAACTGAGGCTGTTCTATCACGCCACTGCAGGACCGGGGCATCACGGGCGGCTGCCGGAAGGAGACGTCTATTTTCGACAACGTGCGGCCAAGGATCAGCCTTGGCAGCCGCCGGTAAACCTTGGATCGGGCATCAACAGTCTGGGG
This genomic interval from Prosthecobacter sp. contains the following:
- a CDS encoding hybrid sensor histidine kinase/response regulator; translated protein: MQNQYDLKRYAVLYVDDEEKALKYFEKTFGDEFRILTANNAADGLKIIEQRGEEIGVLLSDQRMPGEKGVQLLERARQLRPRLVRMMVTAYADYDVTVEAVNLGSIFRYISKPIQVDDVRNTLHRAMEFYILQQERDDLLREKLSVLQNLLITDRVMGLGVVAAGLNQHLNQPLRAVHAFLDLTPGRLGQQNFVLDRLREATFWRDFHGHVVQQSSRIAELLGELQSASGAEHKIDAAAVIQAVIEQLRSAFTAKGIELKFEPTGPLPALQVNRPSFEKMLHLLLQTELAMLPTGAHVTLSAQTAAEAADAGSLHLTLTDNGPGLSSDVLRSVFDPFYTHADAGTEGPGLTLMGAFLLAYHHGGRITSPRTAKGLILDILLPAVAPVPLAPAESSREFITNVLMNDVLWERLLPNG
- a CDS encoding protein kinase; this translates as MPENAEKQHDPDATIPMAAPVPTASAKESPDLPLPEELTLLLPHGNYSVEGFLGQGGMGAVYKGTQVRLQRQVAIKIMRRDQGKDHGFEERFRREALALAQLNHPNIVNVIDYGEAGPDYLYIVMEFVDGTDLVGVIRSGEMTQETALKLLPQICDALQFAHDNGIVHRDIKPANILLTRDGRIKMADFGLAKRFDVNSTFQTQTGAGMGTPDYAAPEQFDPNGNVDHRADIYELGVMIYQMVTGQLPRGAWKPPSEKADVDTHWDKIVSHALQTDPSDRYASVSEIKTDISSITAAPGAQGGVTGRATSRKSGFSGTLGGSTTVLTQAGGRSATVVQAPAPPRSKKPLVFGLAGALVLSAAVGFLMWNKDRPSVEPTVHVVSRTWTPPAPTVTIGTEWTDLIPRIKPERDAIRGGWTVNEKGLTAQRAQWAMCNIPVQDPGTDYDLRYKVTRGEGMHLAMFFLFRKGDTGGFAPVDYVDASKPEFSNGMRIAGLESVQNTITFRPGGVGGWQKEWLPRGKTCTVLLQVREKEVRLSVDDVEAFRWQADWSQIRQRPNAEHPMFKDTSGSPFFGVGIFDCEAVFHSIEMRRIGETTVPIAPIGEPGSIPHLLTSPDYEWSAPVNLGPLVNSPTVDLGPIVSPDGLHLVFSSKREGDGELFESRRSSADAPWGKPTLVFPSIEDGHQDQPWMSVDELRLFYHATAGPGHHGRLPEGDVYFRQRAAKDQPWQPPVNLGSGINSLGHDVAPRLSNDERTLLFTSIRPGGQGIWDVWRTRRTSREAAFGRAENVGSELNSAGSDFHAAFAADDRTLLFLRGGSDIKVCRLFMAAPDASGQYQTTALDFPVTGKLSNPWLSADGRTLWFAWDGPGSLGDMDLWEIRRVPKAKKNPPTPAAATKDTPFENTLGIKFVPVPITGGPTDGKRVLFSVWETRVQDYEAFVKETKREWLPVMFSQAPTHPALNISWDDAQAFCAWLTERELKVGRLRENERYRLPSDHEWSCAVGIGTQESPTMLPLAKDQRINDVYTWGTEWPPPAGAGNFAGEELKAVLAAGEYDYITTPISGYNDGYNETAPVGSFRANSLGLHDLGGNAWEWCEDWFDNTHEARVLRGTAWAHFERLNLLSSKRSRGRVGVALPPFIGFRCVLEFSVASAGKQ